One window from the genome of Helicobacter pylori encodes:
- a CDS encoding type IA DNA topoisomerase, whose protein sequence is MYKNCVFIIESPNKIAKIKELTGSSFVFATGGHFVELVNIEVSKEFNPIFEIKKSTDKKKDKSTHINYMINQCRDKVVYIATDPDREGYGIGYKFYEKIKNIAKTIYRTEFHEITKSGVEKGLNNAVLFSQSNLNLYYSWLGRIASDQFVGFTLTPYLHKNIKNFEVSAGRVQTPALSILVELDRKIQAFEQKNIDEKLSYSIEAIIDVLGSQISITLVEENKRKVFETKELAQNFLNDLKNNLNPLAFLDAVEQKDKEKSPPKPFTTSNLLKDGVRILEMGVKQIQEHAQKLFEAGLITYIRTDSEALSKEYLQEHQAFFENIYPSVYEYREYRAGKNSQAEAHEAIRITHPHCYEDLKKVCEKHNITDINDLKVYTLIFFNTICSQSKNAIYENTTLNFKVKTHSFKCSFSKLKSKGFKAIKDLEEEKKDEEEIESDLDFSSLQLKTQMPILDFNIKELKAKAPSPYTESTFIAMMETYGIGRPSTYTSVFEILKNKNYITLESKNRKITPTALGKSIVDFFLNDNQTQWIAISKVDDSFTKKLEEMLDMIIKDGKSAYLDLMQNIQKKLGTEISNLYRNNSNNNVSATKKEMIPPTEKQLNFVETIEKTLQIKASDMAKKDKFACMKFIEEHSKKMPKKDN, encoded by the coding sequence ATGTATAAAAACTGCGTATTTATCATAGAAAGTCCCAATAAGATCGCTAAAATCAAAGAATTAACAGGAAGTTCATTTGTTTTTGCGACTGGTGGGCATTTTGTTGAGCTAGTCAATATTGAAGTGAGTAAAGAATTTAATCCTATTTTTGAAATCAAAAAAAGCACGGATAAGAAAAAGGATAAATCCACTCATATCAACTATATGATAAATCAATGTAGAGATAAAGTGGTCTATATTGCTACTGACCCTGATAGAGAGGGTTATGGTATAGGTTATAAATTTTATGAAAAAATCAAAAATATAGCTAAAACAATTTATCGCACTGAGTTTCATGAAATCACAAAAAGCGGTGTAGAAAAAGGCTTGAACAATGCTGTGCTATTTTCTCAAAGCAATCTCAATCTATATTATAGTTGGCTAGGTAGGATTGCAAGCGATCAATTTGTAGGCTTTACTTTAACGCCTTATTTGCACAAAAACATTAAAAATTTTGAAGTGAGTGCTGGTAGGGTTCAAACGCCTGCTCTTTCCATTTTAGTAGAATTAGACAGAAAAATCCAAGCCTTTGAACAAAAGAATATTGATGAGAAATTAAGTTATAGTATAGAAGCTATTATTGATGTGTTAGGTTCTCAAATCTCTATTACTTTAGTAGAAGAGAATAAAAGGAAAGTGTTTGAGACCAAAGAATTAGCCCAAAACTTTTTAAATGACTTAAAAAACAATCTTAACCCCTTAGCTTTTTTAGACGCAGTAGAGCAAAAAGATAAAGAAAAATCTCCACCTAAACCTTTCACCACTTCTAATCTTTTAAAAGATGGGGTTAGAATTTTAGAAATGGGCGTTAAGCAAATCCAAGAACACGCCCAAAAACTTTTTGAAGCTGGATTGATTACTTATATTCGCACCGATAGTGAAGCGTTAAGTAAAGAATACTTGCAAGAGCATCAAGCGTTTTTTGAAAATATTTATCCTAGCGTGTATGAATACAGAGAATATAGGGCTGGTAAAAATTCACAAGCTGAAGCGCATGAGGCTATAAGAATTACACACCCTCACTGCTATGAAGATCTTAAAAAAGTGTGCGAGAAACACAATATTACAGATATTAATGATTTAAAAGTCTATACGCTTATCTTTTTTAACACCATTTGCTCTCAAAGTAAAAACGCTATTTACGAAAACACAACTTTAAATTTTAAAGTAAAAACACACAGCTTTAAATGCAGTTTTAGCAAACTCAAATCTAAAGGCTTTAAAGCGATTAAAGACTTAGAAGAAGAAAAGAAAGATGAAGAAGAGATTGAAAGCGATCTTGATTTTTCTAGCTTGCAATTAAAAACTCAAATGCCTATTTTAGATTTTAATATCAAAGAACTAAAAGCTAAAGCTCCTAGCCCTTATACTGAAAGCACTTTTATCGCAATGATGGAAACCTATGGCATAGGAAGACCTAGCACTTATACAAGTGTATTTGAGATCTTAAAAAACAAAAACTACATTACATTAGAGAGCAAAAATAGGAAGATCACGCCCACAGCTCTTGGTAAAAGCATTGTTGATTTCTTTTTGAATGATAACCAAACACAATGGATTGCTATTTCTAAAGTGGATGATAGTTTTACAAAAAAATTAGAAGAAATGTTAGATATGATTATAAAAGATGGTAAAAGTGCTTATCTTGATTTAATGCAAAATATCCAAAAGAAATTAGGCACAGAAATTTCTAACTTATATAGAAATAATAGCAATAACAACGTTTCTGCTACAAAAAAAGAAATGATACCTCCAACTGAAAAACAACTTAATTTTGTAGAAACTATAGAAAAAACTCTTCAAATAAAAGCTTCTGATATGGCAAAAAAAGACAAGTTTGCATGCATGAAGTTTATAGAAGAACATAGTAAAAAAATGCCCAAAAAGGATAATTGA
- a CDS encoding VirB4 family type IV secretion system protein, with protein sequence MFLGLEGFKKFIFNFLSSCIPSQYSLVQENNINGKFDEKFVLTHKGNLVGAISLCGIAYSNFDKEEVATQFLYRTQALNELIDGVTLRIVAKRRDIKTQTIYNKDGVSKYAKKIVNAYEKNKEFYITTYYLIIETKSVNIKGLLEKWKAKMTTDKYVNNDEEKPLKDNLKNSEAQKQEAYKIKKNVLENKELQDKATLLAEILNKMSSILTDFEPKFLSSDDLLNLYAEYCNGHYCDFKYKQGRLSDGNIQSHLYFKKDHFIHDYNGIETFKRFIAVKAYDVDNITSLALSNLLCEKFNLDILLTIEAMDKERALFFIRERKKRSKDISYQNIEYLEQMVSTDRAQIQKVSLSIMVFANSKKELDKKSIIVYNTLKKEGFSAVLESINMRPIFFSFFPERNFLNSRLRPQTSQNIASLIMFEKYQEGFKENSWGDCPISVFKNQNGSAHFFNFQAKQGRDRNDNVVGHTMIIGSTGSGKSTFISFLIANLLTKYDMSVVALDRMNGLEIMTDFFEGQYNTANTDGGFYINPFSLKDTEENRQFLANWIKFMLNIDSNNQQDNKASQSIDKVIRDTYNYMGEQKNQINLLEIAKNLGSSEQDFNEILKSQGEKVYFKKFQDCLDFSKSPLSVINMDVFANDKKLMGLIAMYLFHKLFFEAKEHNKPFFLFIDETKDCIMHPIMFTYIANALAQARKINGTLCMAFQKISQVKELGIDKAKSLIGNLSQVIIYPTKDTDELIECGVPLSDSEINFLHNTDMRARQVLVKNIVTNASAFIEIDLKKDLQELLYILDSNAGNRKILNDLKKTNQETYKEEYLKTKMKKESENIQYV encoded by the coding sequence ATGTTTCTTGGTTTAGAGGGTTTTAAAAAATTTATTTTCAATTTCTTAAGTTCTTGTATTCCTAGCCAATATTCTTTAGTTCAAGAAAATAATATTAATGGAAAATTTGATGAAAAGTTTGTGTTAACGCATAAAGGAAACTTAGTAGGAGCAATATCTTTATGTGGAATAGCTTATTCAAATTTTGATAAAGAAGAGGTGGCTACACAATTTTTATACAGAACACAAGCTTTAAATGAATTGATAGATGGTGTTACGCTAAGAATTGTTGCTAAACGAAGAGATATAAAAACTCAAACTATTTACAACAAAGATGGCGTGAGTAAATATGCTAAAAAAATTGTTAATGCTTATGAAAAAAATAAAGAATTTTATATCACGACTTACTATTTAATTATTGAAACAAAAAGCGTCAATATAAAAGGGCTTTTAGAAAAGTGGAAAGCAAAAATGACTACTGATAAGTATGTAAATAATGATGAAGAGAAACCTTTAAAAGATAATCTTAAAAACTCAGAAGCACAAAAACAGGAAGCTTATAAAATAAAAAAGAATGTGCTAGAAAATAAAGAATTGCAAGATAAAGCAACTCTTTTAGCTGAGATTTTAAATAAGATGAGTTCCATACTAACAGACTTTGAGCCTAAATTTTTAAGTTCAGACGATCTATTGAATTTATACGCTGAATATTGTAATGGTCATTATTGTGATTTTAAATACAAACAAGGACGATTGAGCGATGGGAATATCCAATCTCATTTATATTTTAAAAAAGACCACTTTATACATGACTATAACGGAATAGAGACTTTTAAGCGTTTTATTGCTGTGAAAGCTTATGATGTGGATAATATCACTTCTTTGGCTTTATCTAATCTTTTGTGTGAAAAGTTTAACTTAGACATTTTGCTTACCATAGAAGCTATGGATAAAGAAAGAGCTTTGTTTTTTATTAGAGAGCGTAAAAAACGCTCTAAAGATATTAGCTATCAAAATATAGAATATTTAGAGCAAATGGTTTCTACTGACAGAGCGCAAATACAAAAAGTTAGTTTATCAATCATGGTTTTTGCTAATTCTAAAAAAGAATTAGATAAAAAATCAATTATTGTATATAACACTTTGAAAAAAGAAGGCTTTTCAGCGGTTTTAGAAAGCATCAATATGCGTCCTATATTTTTTTCATTTTTTCCTGAAAGAAACTTTTTAAATTCACGCCTAAGACCTCAAACTAGCCAAAATATTGCTAGTTTGATTATGTTTGAAAAATATCAAGAAGGCTTTAAAGAAAATAGTTGGGGGGATTGTCCTATCAGCGTGTTTAAAAATCAAAATGGATCAGCACACTTTTTCAATTTTCAAGCTAAGCAAGGTAGAGATAGAAACGACAATGTTGTAGGTCATACCATGATAATTGGTAGCACAGGAAGCGGTAAATCCACTTTTATTAGTTTTTTAATCGCCAATTTACTGACTAAATACGATATGAGTGTGGTAGCTCTTGACAGAATGAATGGTTTAGAGATTATGACTGACTTTTTTGAAGGTCAATACAATACTGCTAATACAGATGGTGGTTTTTATATCAATCCTTTCAGTTTAAAAGATACAGAAGAAAATAGGCAATTTCTAGCAAATTGGATTAAATTTATGCTCAATATTGATAGCAATAACCAACAAGATAATAAGGCTTCTCAGTCTATAGATAAGGTTATTAGAGATACTTATAATTACATGGGTGAACAAAAAAATCAAATAAACTTATTAGAAATTGCCAAAAATTTAGGCTCTAGCGAACAAGATTTTAATGAGATTTTAAAATCACAAGGGGAAAAAGTCTATTTTAAAAAATTTCAAGATTGTTTAGACTTTTCTAAAAGTCCTTTAAGTGTGATCAATATGGATGTTTTTGCTAATGATAAAAAACTTATGGGGCTAATTGCTATGTATTTGTTCCACAAATTGTTTTTTGAAGCAAAGGAACACAACAAACCTTTTTTCCTATTCATTGATGAAACTAAAGACTGCATTATGCATCCTATAATGTTTACCTATATCGCTAACGCACTCGCTCAAGCTAGAAAAATCAATGGAACACTTTGCATGGCGTTTCAAAAAATATCTCAAGTCAAAGAATTAGGTATTGATAAAGCAAAGAGTTTGATAGGCAACCTTTCTCAAGTGATTATCTACCCCACAAAAGATACTGATGAACTAATAGAATGCGGCGTTCCATTAAGCGATAGCGAAATCAATTTCTTACACAACACGGATATGAGAGCCAGACAAGTGCTAGTAAAAAATATCGTTACAAACGCTTCAGCTTTTATTGAAATTGATTTAAAAAAAGATTTGCAAGAACTACTTTATATTCTTGATAGCAATGCTGGTAACAGAAAAATCCTCAATGATCTTAAAAAAACAAACCAAGAAACTTATAAAGAAGAGTATTTAAAAACTAAAATGAAAAAAGAAAGCGAGAATATTCAATATGTATAA
- a CDS encoding virB3 type IV secretion protein, translating into MILNYVETINVREISKKEKFLKLNMNSWIISFLSASFLFVWSLLYGVVLLVALVTMFYILEFFDEDITNIILANLMLKNDTKEYYA; encoded by the coding sequence ATGATTTTAAATTATGTAGAGACCATCAATGTTAGAGAAATATCTAAAAAAGAGAAGTTTTTAAAGCTTAATATGAATAGTTGGATCATTTCTTTTTTGAGCGCTTCTTTCTTATTTGTGTGGTCTTTATTGTATGGCGTGGTGCTATTGGTAGCATTGGTAACAATGTTTTACATATTAGAATTTTTTGATGAAGATATTACAAACATTATCTTGGCAAACCTAATGCTAAAAAATGACACTAAAGAATATTATGCTTAA
- a CDS encoding TrbC/VirB2 family protein, producing the protein MKCKNFKERALYFMLLAMPNLLLANGTGVWQSNALQTIINFTSGPFMKAIGAIIVICVGIYVVKNLDRLGEIAWKCIGIILATIAIANAQTIATKLFGVG; encoded by the coding sequence ATGAAATGTAAAAATTTCAAAGAAAGAGCTTTGTATTTTATGCTGTTAGCTATGCCCAATTTATTGTTGGCAAATGGCACTGGTGTGTGGCAGTCTAATGCATTGCAAACAATCATCAATTTTACTAGCGGTCCTTTTATGAAAGCAATAGGTGCAATTATTGTGATTTGTGTGGGTATTTATGTAGTTAAAAACCTAGACAGGTTAGGAGAAATTGCGTGGAAATGTATAGGAATAATTTTAGCCACTATCGCTATTGCAAACGCTCAAACGATTGCTACCAAATTATTTGGAGTTGGGTGA
- a CDS encoding toprim domain-containing protein, with translation MAYVKNAIHLPLDSLLERNGYRLNAQKSTKIWKVYSSGNEKLLVRQNANFQWFYLNCDNKADSGNIINFCKNRNLDLIGFTQGLIINDNTIKENTLRLANKEADKSKEQQKIIDKFNQFELYDLTNSKMLEKRKLKGNLFLAYNHSLKRDKHNNMCVPNFLYSKNSHSNKIISYTRRLENPMTSLNNQVLSRPINALNKGEKGIEMLTPKDLKPVKNIVLSESIIDSMSYLQLRKLNAYESILLSCNGQFNANKLDAFLEKLLSDIEQSKSKEYADYLKKVQSFELYKGTQTRIENKTSITRDNLTIHFSRAKYPSSTDFMPAKDWVNESVKSLDELVKVITNYHYSSAIYKNNYRNTHNTKGFSNLLIFDIDNDKDKPNISLEETKSLFKKHGLETLIIPSRNHNKEKHRHIAERFRIIIPTQQTIGQDFNCNDDFSAFNNLCAKALGIYDYIDKKVSVDRSRAYYKSPNDATPIILKGRIMDLTHLKQQAMSNLFTQNTQIQTTEPEPVNKPDLSLNIVLAYDNDKNGQVYTQISEEIIYKHTENMPNVFIPYSKDCNDDLKLANLIGNDHINSEMIKNFLERIERQSLFFDGEKKEKLEALKNECLALIKEQIISQNNTKENEKPIQGVDYEM, from the coding sequence ATGGCTTATGTAAAGAACGCTATACACTTACCACTAGATAGCCTTTTAGAAAGAAATGGTTATAGATTGAACGCACAAAAAAGCACTAAAATTTGGAAAGTTTATAGTAGCGGCAATGAAAAGCTTCTTGTAAGACAAAACGCTAATTTTCAATGGTTTTATTTAAACTGCGACAATAAAGCTGATAGTGGCAATATTATCAATTTTTGTAAGAACAGAAATTTAGATTTAATAGGTTTTACGCAAGGCTTAATCATAAACGATAACACCATAAAAGAAAATACTCTTAGACTAGCCAATAAAGAAGCGGATAAATCTAAAGAGCAACAAAAAATTATTGATAAATTCAATCAATTTGAGCTTTATGATTTAACTAATTCCAAAATGTTAGAAAAAAGAAAGCTTAAGGGTAATCTTTTTTTAGCCTATAACCACTCTTTAAAAAGAGACAAGCATAACAACATGTGTGTACCTAACTTCTTATATTCTAAAAATAGCCATTCTAATAAGATCATTTCTTACACTAGACGCTTGGAAAATCCTATGACTAGCTTAAATAATCAAGTATTAAGCAGACCTATCAATGCTTTAAATAAGGGGGAAAAAGGTATAGAAATGCTGACCCCTAAGGATTTAAAGCCGGTTAAAAATATTGTTTTGAGTGAAAGCATTATTGATAGCATGAGTTATTTGCAACTAAGAAAGCTCAATGCTTATGAAAGCATTCTATTAAGCTGTAATGGGCAATTTAATGCTAATAAATTAGACGCTTTTTTAGAAAAATTATTGAGCGATATTGAGCAATCTAAAAGCAAAGAATACGCTGACTATCTTAAAAAGGTTCAGAGTTTTGAATTGTATAAAGGCACTCAAACAAGAATTGAAAATAAAACTAGCATCACTAGAGATAATTTAACTATCCATTTTTCAAGGGCTAAATATCCTAGTAGCACAGATTTCATGCCAGCTAAAGATTGGGTCAATGAAAGTGTGAAAAGTTTAGATGAATTAGTTAAGGTGATTACAAACTACCATTATTCAAGCGCGATCTATAAAAATAATTATAGAAATACCCATAACACCAAAGGTTTTTCTAATTTGCTTATTTTTGATATAGATAATGACAAAGATAAACCTAATATTAGCCTAGAAGAAACTAAAAGTCTCTTTAAAAAACATGGCCTAGAAACGCTTATTATCCCATCAAGAAATCATAATAAAGAAAAGCACAGACACATTGCTGAAAGATTTAGAATCATTATTCCCACACAGCAAACTATAGGGCAAGATTTTAATTGCAACGATGATTTTAGTGCCTTTAACAATCTTTGCGCTAAGGCTTTGGGTATTTATGACTACATAGATAAAAAAGTTTCTGTGGATAGATCAAGGGCGTATTATAAAAGCCCTAATGATGCAACGCCTATTATTTTAAAAGGGCGCATTATGGATTTAACCCATTTAAAACAACAAGCAATGAGTAATTTATTTACACAGAACACGCAAATCCAAACCACAGAGCCTGAGCCTGTGAATAAACCTGATTTATCTTTAAATATTGTTTTAGCTTATGACAATGATAAAAATGGACAAGTCTATACACAGATTAGTGAAGAAATCATTTATAAGCATACAGAAAATATGCCTAATGTTTTTATCCCATATTCTAAGGATTGTAACGATGACTTAAAACTAGCCAATTTGATCGGTAATGATCATATCAATAGTGAAATGATAAAAAACTTTTTAGAAAGAATAGAGAGACAATCTTTGTTTTTTGATGGTGAGAAGAAAGAAAAATTAGAAGCTCTTAAAAATGAGTGCTTAGCCTTAATAAAAGAACAAATAATCTCACAAAACAACACAAAAGAAAATGAAAAACCAATTCAAGGAGTAGATTATGAAATGTAA